The nucleotide window TGAGCGCTTTATCACGGATTCTTTGAGTGTGACCCGGTCTCAGATCTCCATCGATCAGATCGTCGGACAGAGACACCAGACTGACTTCGAGGCCTTCCAGAGTGCGGGTGACCATGCCCTCAATCATGCGTGCATAGAGAGCGGATCGTTCAGAGCGTTCTTCAATACTCTGCATAAAGCTGAACCAGAGAACCGTAACGAACAGAAGGGTGGTCGCTAACACCCCACCGTAGACCCATCTGGCGAAAGAGGGAGGCTTCTTTTGATTACTATTTCGCATAAATTATAACTCGCATCAAAGAAGCGGAATAAAGATGATCATATCTTAAATTAAGGCTTGAAATAAATTAGTGCATGAAAGTTAATTGACTTTTGACAGGTAAACCGGACTTAAAAACGATGACCCACAGCCTTAAAACTATATTCTGCGGAGTATTATCTCTTCTACTTCTTTCAATTAACAGTGCTGCGGCGAGTGAGCGATCTGAAAAAATTATCACGGCAGGGCAGATCAGGGTTTGTATCTGGCCGGATTACTTTGCCATCAGCTATCGCAACCCCCGAACTCATCAACTGGAAGGGATCGATATCGATATGGCCCATGAACTGGCCCGGTCTATGGGGGTCAAACTGCAGTTTGTCGAAAGCTCCTTTTCTAAGTTGGTCAGTAATCTGGAAAACAATGCCTGTGATATTGCTATGCATGGTATCGGTGTCAGGGATAGCCGTAAGCCCTTCATGGAGTTTTCCAGGCCCTATCTGGCGAGTGGGATTTATGCTGTAGGCACTAAGGACAATGATGCGGTCACCCGATGGGATGATATTGACAGGGAAGGAGTGGTGGCTGTTGTCCAGAAAGGCACCTATATGGAGCCGGTGGTGAAACAGACCTTTATGCACGCCGACGTGGCGGTTGTCGATAGTTTTAAGGCCCGTGAGCAGGAAGTGCTGAGTGGCAGGGCGGATGTGTTTATGACCGATTATCCCTACGGTAAACGGATGACGGCGCTGACGCAGTGGGCAGTGCTGTTTGCGCCGCAAACGCCATTGGCGAAAACCTTTTATGCTTATGCGGTACCAAAAGGTGAGATGGACTGGTTAAACGAGGTTGATGATTTCCTTCTGACGATGAAAAAAACCAATAAGCTTTATCAGTCAGCAGAAAAAAATGGCTTAAGTGAGATCGTGGTTAACGACTGACGAGCGGAGTATTCATCGATACCGTTCAGTGACATAAGAAAAAAGGCTGATGTTGTCTGGCATCAGCCTTTTTTATTGTTGTGAACGAAAGAGTCTGAAGCGGGTGCCGTGTTGGCCCGGCACTCTCTCGGCGTTCTATCTGGCTTGCATCCACTGATCCAGACCGATAATGTCATCCGGACTGAGAGTGCCGACCTGCTGTTTAAAGCTGAACAGGTTCTGGATGTAATCGAACCGGGCATTGGCATAATCCCGTTGTGCTGAATAGAGTTGCTGTTCTGCCTGCAACACGTCAACAACATTTCGGGTGCCTACGTTAAAGCCCTCTTCGGTTGCTTTCAGGGCGGTCTCGCTGGAGAGAATGCTCTGCTTCCGGGCTGATACGCTCAGTACGTTGGTCTGCAGGTTACGCAGCAGGTTGCGGGTCTCCTGAATCACACCTCGCAGAGTATCGTCCTGAGTGTAACGCGCCTGCGCAAAGCCATACTCGGCCTGACGACTGATAGAGCTGGTCGCACCACCGGAAAAGATTGGCACTGACAGAGTCAGGCCTATCTGATTGGTTTCTTCCCAGTCATTGTTTCCGGTTGATTTTCCCTTATCCCGGTCGTAACTGGCGGTCAGCGAGAGTGTGGGCAGGTGTCCACTGGACGCCGCCTGAGACTGGCGCCGGGCAGATTCTGTGTTCGCCTGAGCGACTTTCAGTGACAGGTTGCCAGCCTGAGCTTTTTTAATCCATGCCTGTGGTTCTGTCGGGCTGATATTTTCAACCGGGTACTCTTTAGCCAGCGGATCGACGGCGCCTACAGGTTGCCCTGTGAGTCGCTCTAGTGCCTGGAAGCTGTTGTCCAGATCACCTTCCGCCAGAATTCTGGCAACCTTGGCATTGTCATAGGTCGCCTGAGCCTCATGAACATCGGTAATAGCAATCAGACCGACTTCAAACTGCGCGTTCACCTGATCCAGGCGGCGTTTGATCGCCCGCTCCTGAGCCTGCGCTGTTTCCAGCGCTGTCTGTGCCCGCAGTACACTCAGGTAACTGTTAACGACCCGCAGAATAAGACTTTGCTGTGCCTGGTCAAACTGCAGGCTGGCTGCTTCAGATTGCGCTATTCCCTGTTGGTAGGTAAACCAGGAGGAGGCTGAGAACAGTGGCTGACTCAGGCTTACGGTATAGCCGTGGTTGTTGTAGTCAGCGTTTTCCGCCTCGATCCAGGTGGTGTTCCCGGTTAACGAGATACTGGGCAGTAAGCCTGCCCGGCTTTGCGGCAGGGCTTCTGCTCCCGCTTTCGCACCGGCCTCAGCGGCCTTGAGTTGCGGATCCTGATCAAGGGCTTGCTGATAAATAGCGGTCAGTGCACCTGCGTTAACCGACGGAGTAATCAGGGCGCAGCCGATGGCTGTCGCCAGCAGAGTACGATGTAATGTACGTTGAGTTACTTTCACTGCTCTGATCCTTGTTCCATAAGTTGATATTCCGGCTCGACTTTTTTGAACAGACGCCGTCCCAGATAGCTGTAAACCGTTGGTACTATGAATAAGGTTAACAGGGTACCAAAGGTCAGACCACCCACAATTACCCAGCCTATCTGTTGCCGACTTTCTGCACCGGCACCAAAGGCGATGGCCAGTGGCACGGTACCCAGCACCATTGCGCCGGTCGTCATCAGAATCGGGCGTAATCGCATGGTCGCTGATTCAATAATAGCATCCTGTAGCTCACGTCCCTGATCCTGTAACTGGTTGGCAAACTCTACGATCAGAATACCATGCTTGGTGATCAGACCGATCAGGGTTATCAGGCCTATCTGACTGTAAATACTCAGGCTGCCGCCGGAAAAATACAGGGCAAAGAGGCCGCCGAACAGTGCCGGCGGTACTGATAGCATAATGATCATCGGGTTACGGAAACTCTCAAACTGTGCCGCCAGAACCAGAAACGTGAAGATCAGTGCCAGCACGGCGGTGACCATCAGGCCACTTCCGGACTCTTTGAACTCCCGTGACTGTCCGCCGAAATCGTACAGTGTTTCCGGACTGATCTCAGCCATCTGTTGCTCGAGAAAATCCAGCGCCTGCTTCAGGCTGTAACCGGGGGCCAGAATGGCCTGAAACTTAACCGACTTCATCTTATCAAAGTGGTTTAGCTCCTTGGGCGCGACACTTTCCTGAATATCCACGACTGAGCTCAATTGCACCATGTTGTTATCGGCAGTGCGCAGATAGAGGTTGCTCAGGTCACTTGGATCACGTCGCTGACTGGGCTCAACCTGTAGGATAACGTCGTACTGCTCACCTTCTTTCTTAAAGCGGGTCACATTACGGCTTGCCATATAGGTTTCGATACTGCGTCCGATGAGATTGATATCCAGCCCCATTTCGGATGCCTTATCCCGATTTACATTCAGTGACAGTTCCGGTTTATTCAGCTTCAGGTCAATATCCGGTTGCACAAAACCCGGGTTTTGTAAGATGCGTGCCATCAATTGGTCGGAAATCGTTTTCAGCTCAGCATAATCGGTATTCGATTTGATGATGAACTCCACAGGCCTGGAAACAAAACTTTGTCCCAGAGAGGGAGGGTTCATGGCAAATGACATGGTGCCGGTGACCCCACCAAACAGTTGCGGTGTCAGTTCGGCAACAATACTCTGCTGCTTCTGTGTCCTCTCATCCCAGGGTTTCAGGCCAAGGAAGGTCATCGAGTTGGTTTCAGTAGGGAAGCCGACGATAGTAAAGTAGCGGTTGCCGGCAGGCTGTTTGGCAATCATTCCTTCGACCTGTCTGGCATAGCGGTCGACATAGTCGACAGATGCACCATCAGGTGAGATAGACATCGCCAGGATCGTACCCCGGTCTTCTACCGGCGCCAGTTCCTGCGGTAACTGGGTGTATAGCAGACCCGCACCGCCAAGGCTGACAGCCATAATCAATACCGCTAACAGTCGTGAACGCAGCACTTTTTTCAGCAGCGCCTGATAGCCGTTGGTTAGACCCAGAATCCAGCCTTCAATCAGGTTGAAGATCGCACTGTGACGCTTTTCATGATGCAGCAGGCGAGAGCACATCATCGGTGACAGGGACAGGGCAATAAAACCGGATACCAGTACGCCGCCCGCCAGGGTCAGGGCAAACTCGGTGAACAGCTTGCCGGTACGACCGGGTGTAAAGGCCACCGGGGCAAATACCGCTACCAGTGTCAGGGTGGTGGCTATGACCGCAAAACCGATCTCTTTACTGCCTTTAAAGGCCGCCTGGACAGGCGATAAGCCTGCCTCAACATGACGGTAAATATTTTCCAGCATCACGATAGCATCGTCGACCACCAGGCCGATTGCCAATACCATCGCCAACAGGGTAAGCGTGTTAATACTGAAGCCCATCAACAGCATCAGGGCAAAGCCGCCGATCAGTGACAGCGGGATTGTTATAACCGGAATCAGGGTTGCCCGCAGGTTTCTCAGGAAGAAAAAGATAACCGCGATAACCAATACGCTGGCTTCAAAAATAGTTTTGAAAACAGATTTGATTGACTCAGAGATAAACACCGAGGAGTCGTAGGCGATCTCAACATTCACCCCTTCCGGAAGGGCCGCTTTGATCAGGGGCAGACGTTCCTGAATACCGCTTGATACATCCAGCGGGTTAGCCGTTGATTGCTTTACAACCCCCAGAGCGACAGCTGATTTGCCTTTAAAACGTGATTTACGGCGCTCGTCTTCTGGTGCTATCTCCACCCGGGCAACGTCACGGACTCGGACCGGATAGTTGTTGTCGTTACGGATAATGATATTTTCAAACTGCTCGATAGTGTTCAGGTCGGTTTTCGCCAGTACGCTGAACTCCCTCTGAACACTTTCAATACGACCCGCAGGAATCTCAACATTCTGACTGCTCAGCGCGCTTTCAATGTCCTGAGGAATAACCTGATAGGCCGCCATGCGGGCAGGGTCCAGCCAGATCCGCATAGCAAAGCGACGGTCACCAAAGAGCATGACGTTAGCCACTCCATCAACGGTTTGCAGAGGGTCTTTGACCATCTTATCTGCAATCTGAGAGATCTCCATCATGCTGTGGTTATCGGAGGATAGTGCCAGCCAGAACACTGGCTGGGCATCCGCTTCAGTCTTCGCCGTAATCGGTTCTTCGACGTCATCGGGCAGGGCTCCACGTACCCGGCCGACACGGTCGCGAACATCACTGGCCGCATCGTCAGGATCGCGGGTCAGTTTGAACGTTACCGTGATCTGGCTTTTGCCAGATCGGCTGACAGAGCTGATGTAATCAACTCCCTCTATACCGGACAGGGAGTCCTCGATAATCTGGGTGACCTGAGTTTCTATAATGGATGAACTGGCGCCGGGGTAGTTGGTTTCAACCGTTACCACCGGGACGTCTATCTTCGGATATTCCCTGACCGTCAGACGGTCGTAGGATACCGCTCCCACCAGTAATATCAGCAGACTCATAACAGTCGCCAGTACCGGTCGTTTGATACTGATTTCAGAAAGGATCATGCTCAGGCTCCCGGTTGTTCAGCCGAAGGCTGAGCTGCTTGCTCAGCAGTGCCATCAACAAAGACAGGGGTGACAGGCGAACCCGGGAAAAGTTTGATCTGTCCGGCAGTCACGATGACCTGTCCAGCTGCCAGACCGGTAATAATATTGACCTCTCCATCGCGGCGCAGGCCTAACTCTACCGGAGCCATACCAATTTTTCCGTCGTTCACCGTCATGACGAAGAAGCTGTTGTTCTGCGGGATAATCGCTTGTTCAGGAATCATTACTGCGTTCTCGTTAGTGCTGGTGATGATCTGAATCCGCGCAAACAGTCCGGGACGTAACAGGTTGTCTCGGTTTTCGATCTTTGCCCGGATAGCGATATTGTGGCTGCGAGCATCGATGCTGGGTGCGATGGCGTAGATGGAGCCCTCGAATGTTTCACCCGGCAGGGCGTCAACCTGAACCCTGATCTGCTGACCGGTGTGTATATTTGCCAGCTGATTTTCCGGTACCCGGAAGTCCACCTTCATGGTGTTGATATCGGTCAGTTCAACCAGATCCTGCCCCACCGTGACGTAATCACCGGGACTGAACTTACGCAAGCCGATAATGCCGTCGAATGGAGCCTTGATGCTCATTTTGTTCAGCTGAGTCTGGGCGACCTGTTGTTGTGCCTGATCAACCTGCAACTGTGCCAGTGAAGAGTCCATATCCTGCTGTGAACCCACCTTTTTCTTGACCAGACGAGCCGCCCGGTTATAGGCGATACGGCTCAGATTAACGCGGGCTTTACTTTCCTGTAGCTGAGCTTTGTACAGCGATGACTCAAGTACGACCAGGGTTTCGCCTGACTTAACGGTAGCGCCCTCGGTAAAAAGGACCTTTTCAACGCTGCCACTCTGTTCCGGGCGCAGGATGATTGATTCATTGCCACTGAGGCCGCCTACCGCTTCGATCATGTGAGTCAGCGACTTGCTCTGTACATGGATTACCTCAGCAGGAAGACCCTCGGCATGAGCCGCAGGCGTACAGATCAGCATCAGGCTGAGCAGCGTTGAGGGTAAGAGCTGATTAAATTTCATTTTTATCTCCATCCTTAGTGTTAGTTGCAGGATTTTCCAATGGTGCATACAGTTTATATATAGTGTCAGCCACTTCACGCAGGGGGGTGGTTGAGGCTTCAACTTTGGTTCTTAGCAGCGCCCCCTGCCAGCTATCCCAGAACAACTGGGCCATAGCGCGGGCGGGAAGATCATCGCGGAAGCAGCCCTGTAGCTGACCCTCTTTAAAGTGTTCTTCAATACAATTAATGACGCGATTACAGGACAGGCTGATAATCTCGCGAAATGAATCGCTGGCATTACCGATCTCGCCCATCATGTTGGTTAATAAACAACCCGTTGCATCGGGGTCTTGCTCGTAATCTGCAATGAACAGGTTAAGCGCAAGACAGAATTGCTCAAGCAGATTACCTTCGATAGAGCTGGTACGTTGACCCCATTTCTCATCTTCAAGCTGATGGCTGTATTCCAGTACTTCTACTGCAAACTGCTCTTTACTCTCGAAGTAGTTATAAAAAGAACCTTTGGGGACCTGGCAGGTATCGAGAATCTCTTTCAGGCCTGTGCCGTGATAACCCTTGCGGTTAAAAAGCTCCATCCCTGTTTGCAGGATCTTTTCCCGGTTATGTTCATTTCTTTTGGGGATGTTCATATAATTAGACCGGTCGTCTTAAGTGTGAAAAAGCAATTATAGTTCCGCTTGAATGAAATGCAATGTTGTTTAGATTAAAGTTTTTTGATCAGTTGAACATGATCGGTGTTGCGGGATGGCTGTGGGGGGAAAGGGGCGTATTACATTTATAAAAAAGCCGGGCAGCGCCCGGCTTTCTGTCAGCGCTAGAGATTAGTTTTCCAGCGCTGTTTTAATCCGTCCGATCGCATCCGCCAGAATATCAAGCGAGGTTGCGAAGGACAGGCGCATGTTCCCCGGTGCACCGAAAGCCGAGCCTGGCACCAGTGCAACACCCGCTTCCAGCAGCAGGAACTCAGCCAGATCGATATCGTTTTCAAACCGGTCGTCTCTGTCGATAACCTGCTGAAAGCTTGGAAATGCGTAAAAGGTTCCGTCAGCAGGGATGCAGTCAACACCTTCGATGGCATTGAGTTTTTCCACCACGAAGTCATGGCGCTGCTTGAAGGCTTTAACCATCTCCTTGACGCACTCCTGATCTTCATCGAGTGCCACCTGAGCAGCAACCTGAGAGATAGACGTCGGGTTAGAGGTGCTCTGAGACTGGATCTTCTTCATGGCGCCGATCAGCTTGGCCGGACCGGCAGCATAACCAATCCGCCAGCCTGTCATTGAGTAAGCCTTAGAAACGCCATTGAGTACGATGGTACGATCATACAGCTCAGGACAGGCATTGAGGATGTTGATGAAGGGGGCCTCTGTGAACAGAATATGTTCATACATGTCATCTGTTGCGATCAGTACATCAGGGTGCTTAGCCAGCACCTGGCCCAATGCTTTCAGTTCTGCTTCAGTGTAAGCAACACCGGTTGGGTTGGATGGGCTGTTCAGAACCAGCAGTCGGGTCTTGTCAGTGATCGCCGCTTCCAGTTGTGCGGGGGTGATTTTAAAGCGGGCTTCCTGTGTGGTGGTCACGATGACAGGAACACCTTCACCCATCAGCACCATGTCTGGATAAGATACCCAGTAGGGCGCCGGGATAATGACTTCATCGCCCGGGTTCAGCAGTGCCAGTGACAGGTTGAAGAAGCTCTGCTTACCGCCACATGAAACCAGAATCTGATTGGCTTCGTAGTCAAAGCCATTGTCCCGCTTAAATTTAGCAATAATGGCTTTTTTCAGGGCCGGCGTGCCGTCAACAGCTGTGTATTTTGTGAAGCCGTTGTTGAGGGCTTCAATCGCAGCGTTTTTAATGTGGTCCGGGGTGTCAAAATCGGGTTCACCTGCACCCAGACCAATAATATTCTTACCCGCGGCACGTAATTCGGCAGCACGGTTAGTCACTGCCAGTGTCGGAGAAGGTTTAATGCTGTTAACGCGATCGGAGAGTTGCATTGTCCTAGCCATATCCTCTGAAAAAAAGTGGTGCTAAACCTCGGTGTGTTCAACCGTCAAATGATACCGGAATCTGGGGTGGGTAAAAATCCTTTTCATCGCTGAATCGGGTTAAAAGTAGTATTTATTTCAACAAAGTGACAACTATTTCACAAATAGAGATCAACTATTTTGCTGAATGATCATTCAGCAGAAAATTTTTCTTGCAGGTATAATAGTCCGCTTCCATTTTTGTGTCGTATAGAGCAGTTATGAAACAACGTTTTCAGATTCAATCAAAGTTTCAGCCAGCCGGTGATCAGCCAGCCGCTATCGAAGGTCTGGTGAAAGGGATTAATGCCGGCCTGGCTGCTCAGACACTGCTTGGGGTAACCGGTTCAGGCAAGACCTTCACGATTGCCAACGTGATCGCAGAGTTGCAGCGTCCGACGATTATTATGGCGCACAACAAAACGCTGGCTGCTCAGTTATATGGCGAGTTTCGCGAGTTTTTCCCTAATAATGCGGTCGAGTATTTTGTCTCGTATTACGATTATTATCAGCCTGAAGCCTATGTTCCCTCATCGGATACCTTTATCGAGAAAGATGCATCTATCAATGAGCATATTGAACAGATGCGTCTGTCAGCGACAAAAGCGCTGCTGGAGCGGGATGATGCGATCATCGTCGCCACCGTTTCGGCGATCTACGGCCTGGGTGATCCGAAGTCCTATCTGGGGATGATGTTGCATTTGGATCGAGGTGACGCTGCGGATCAGAGAACTATTTTGCGCCGCCTGGCTGAACTTCAATACACCCGTAATGATGTGGAACTCCACCGCGGAACCTACCGGGTGCGGGGCGATGTGATCGATGTGTTTCCGGCTGAATCAGAAAAAGAGGCGGTACGGATTGAGCTGTTCGACGATGAAGTAGAGAACCTCAGCTATTTTGATCCGCTGACAGGCGAAGTATTACGCCGGGTTCCCCGGGCCACCATCTATCCTAAATCCCACTATGTCACCCCGCGGGAGAAACTGCTGGAAGCGGTCGACAATATTCTGGAAGAGCTGCATCCCCGATTGGAACAGTTGCGCAGTAACGATAAGCTCGTAGAACTACAGCGTCTTGAACAACGGGTTATGTATGATGTCGAGATGATCAAAGAGCTGGGGTATTGCTCCGGCATTGAAAACTACTCCCGTTATCTGTCAGGTCGCGCACCTGGCGAGCCACCACCAACACTGTTTGACTATCTGCCTGACGATGCATTGCTGGTAATGGATGAGTCTCATGTCACCATTCCTCAGCTGGGGGCGATGTATAAAGGCGACCGCTCCCGTAAAGAGACGCTGGTTGAATACGGCTTCCGGTTACCCTCTGCGCTGGATAACCGGCCGATGAAGTTCGAAGAGTGGGAACGTCAGGCACCACAGATGATCATGGTGTCGGCCACGCCGAGTAAGTATGAAGCGGCCAACGCCGGCCAGGTTGTTGAGCAGGTGGTGCGTCCAACCGGCTTGCTTGATCCGCTGGTTGAGGTGCGTCCGGCCCGCAATCAGGTGGATGACTTGCTGGGGGAGATTCATAAGGTCGCTGCTAAAGGCGAGCGGGTTATTGTTACCGTTCTGACTAAACGGATGGCCGAGGATCTTACCGAATATCTGGATGAACACGGTGTCCGGGTGCGTTATCTACACTCCGATATCGATACCGTTGAACGGGTCGAGATCATTCGCGATCTGCGTATCGGTGAGTTTGATGTGCTGGTGGGTATCAACCTGTTGCGGGAAGGGATTGATATGCCGGAAGTCGGGCTGGTAGCGATTCTTGATGCCGATAAAGAGGGCTTCCTGCGATCAGAAACATCGATGATTCAGACCATTGGTCGGGCAGCCCGGAATATCAATGGTCGGGCAATTCTTTATGCGGACCGGATTACCGGTTCAATGCAGCGGGCGATGGATGAAACGGAACGCCGGCGGGAGAAGCAGATCATTCACAATGAGACTCACGGTATTGTACCTAAGGGTATTATGAAGTCAGTTGCAGATATCATGGAGGGGGCTTCTGCGATTCCCGGGCGTAAGAGTAAGTCGGGTCGTAAAGCAGCGGAGCCTGCTGCTGAGTATCATATCGATCCTAAAAAACTCAGTTCTGCAGAGTTGGCTAAGACGATGAGTCGGTTGGAAGATCAGATGTATGAAGCGGCTAAAAATCTTGAGTTTGAAAAAGCCGCGCAATACCGGGATCAGCTGGAAAAGCTCAAACATAGTGGTTTATAGCATGGCTGTTATCCAGATAAGCCCGTGACTGCTGACGCATTGCAGGACAAGAGTGTTCCTGTGCAGAGTTCAGGCAATGCCCGATGTATGAAAAAAACGCTGTCATGTTGATAGCGTTTTTTATACCTTCGCAAACTGGCGCTGTTAGCACTTGTCGTTAACGTATCGCCTGTTCTGCTGCCAGATAGTCATACCCCAGGTTATTGGCCACCGCCTGATAGGTGATGTCGCCTCTGTGGACATTCAAGCCGTTACGCAGGTGAGGGTCATCAAGGAGCGCCTGCTTATACCCCTTGTCGGCCAAAGCAAGAGCAAAAGGCAGGGTGGCATTGGTCAGCGCGAAGGTTGAGGTGCGTGCAACACCACCAGGCATATTGGCAACACAGTAGTGGATAATACCCTCGACCTCATAGGTTGGATCCTGATGAGTGGTGGCGTGAGAGGTTTCAAAACAGCCACCCTGATCGATCGCGACATCCACCAGTACTGAGCCATTCTTCATCTTCTTCAGCATTTCTCGGGTAACGAGTTTAGGGGCGGCGGCCCCCGGAATCAGCACCGCTCCGATCACCAGATCTGATGCGATGACTTCATGCTCAACGGACTCTACGCTGGAGTAAAGTGTCTTCAGGCGCGGCCCATACTGTTCATCCAACGCCTTCAGGCGGGGAATTGATCGATCCAGAATCGTGACATCAGCCCCTAAACCCATTGCCATACGGGCGGCATTAATACCGACAACGCCCCCTCCGATTACAGTGACTTTAGCGGGCGCGACACCTGGAACACCGCCCAGCAGAATCCCCATACCCCCCTGCGCTTTTTCCAGTGCATGGGCTCCGGCCTGAATCGCCATGCGCCCAGCCACTTCACTCATCGGTGCCAGTAAAGGCAGTCCTCCCTGAGCGTCGGTGACGGTTTCGTAGGCGATTGCGATGCAGTCGGACTCAACCAGTAAGCGGGTCTGTTCCGGATCCGGAGCGAGGTGAAGATAGGTAAACAGCAATTGACCCGGACGCAGCATCTTGCACTCGTTGGGTTGTGGCTCTTTGACCTTGATAATCATCTCGGCGGTGGCAAAGATTTCCTCCGCAGTGTCGATCAGCTTTGCCCCTGCAGCTTCATACTGCTGATTGCTCAGTCCGATGGCCGTTCCGCCATCGCGCTGCATCATCACCTGATGACCATGGGCAACCAGTTCCCGTACGCCGGCTGGTGTCATCCCAATCCGGTATTCATTATTCTTAATCTCTTTGGGTATACCGATCAGCATAAACAACACTCCTCAGTGAGAGAAAACGATACTCAGTTCATACCTTTAACTTAGCACCGGTTGTCCAGATTTTTCCTTTGAATAGCGCATTTATACGGATTTTTTGCCAGTATTCGGCCGATATTTCAGAGATAAAAAATAGTGTTTTTTTCTGATTTACTGCTAACGAAGTCTGCCTCAGAAGGCGGGTGTTGGCCGGTAGCGATGGCGGGGTTGCGAGATTTTGAGAGTAAAACCGATAAGATTATGAAAAAACGATGAAAATAGGCTTGCACCTCAAAAGCAAAACAATATAATACGCATCACTTCAGGACTATAGCTCAGTTGGTTAGAGCGCTACCTTGACATGGTAGAGGTCGGCAGTTCGAATCTGCCTAGTCCTACCACTTACTCTAAGCTCTTGTTTCTCAAGGGTTTCTTTTGATTTCAAAGACTTACCATATCCAGCAAAATTGCAACTGGTACAAAACACTGGTACAAAGCTGTGTTCAAATCAGTTGCTTCACGTACATCGTGGAGTTTGGAAATGGGTTGTATGGCATCTCCTTGGAAACATCCTGACAGCGGCATCTACTATCACCGAGTAGGTGTACCTAAAGACATCCGTGATCAGATCGGAAAGTCTGTCATTAAGTACTCTCTGAACA belongs to Amphritea atlantica and includes:
- the ald gene encoding alanine dehydrogenase, with product MLIGIPKEIKNNEYRIGMTPAGVRELVAHGHQVMMQRDGGTAIGLSNQQYEAAGAKLIDTAEEIFATAEMIIKVKEPQPNECKMLRPGQLLFTYLHLAPDPEQTRLLVESDCIAIAYETVTDAQGGLPLLAPMSEVAGRMAIQAGAHALEKAQGGMGILLGGVPGVAPAKVTVIGGGVVGINAARMAMGLGADVTILDRSIPRLKALDEQYGPRLKTLYSSVESVEHEVIASDLVIGAVLIPGAAAPKLVTREMLKKMKNGSVLVDVAIDQGGCFETSHATTHQDPTYEVEGIIHYCVANMPGGVARTSTFALTNATLPFALALADKGYKQALLDDPHLRNGLNVHRGDITYQAVANNLGYDYLAAEQAIR
- the uvrB gene encoding excinuclease ABC subunit UvrB; amino-acid sequence: MKQRFQIQSKFQPAGDQPAAIEGLVKGINAGLAAQTLLGVTGSGKTFTIANVIAELQRPTIIMAHNKTLAAQLYGEFREFFPNNAVEYFVSYYDYYQPEAYVPSSDTFIEKDASINEHIEQMRLSATKALLERDDAIIVATVSAIYGLGDPKSYLGMMLHLDRGDAADQRTILRRLAELQYTRNDVELHRGTYRVRGDVIDVFPAESEKEAVRIELFDDEVENLSYFDPLTGEVLRRVPRATIYPKSHYVTPREKLLEAVDNILEELHPRLEQLRSNDKLVELQRLEQRVMYDVEMIKELGYCSGIENYSRYLSGRAPGEPPPTLFDYLPDDALLVMDESHVTIPQLGAMYKGDRSRKETLVEYGFRLPSALDNRPMKFEEWERQAPQMIMVSATPSKYEAANAGQVVEQVVRPTGLLDPLVEVRPARNQVDDLLGEIHKVAAKGERVIVTVLTKRMAEDLTEYLDEHGVRVRYLHSDIDTVERVEIIRDLRIGEFDVLVGINLLREGIDMPEVGLVAILDADKEGFLRSETSMIQTIGRAARNINGRAILYADRITGSMQRAMDETERRREKQIIHNETHGIVPKGIMKSVADIMEGASAIPGRKSKSGRKAAEPAAEYHIDPKKLSSAELAKTMSRLEDQMYEAAKNLEFEKAAQYRDQLEKLKHSGL